In the Helianthus annuus cultivar XRQ/B chromosome 11, HanXRQr2.0-SUNRISE, whole genome shotgun sequence genome, one interval contains:
- the LOC110889928 gene encoding G-type lectin S-receptor-like serine/threonine-protein kinase At4g27290, with protein sequence MEGAAILLFSLLFLHKSYAAELNIISDSRFLTDVDTLVSPTGVFVLGFFNPGSSENRYLGIWYKNIPVTTVVWVANRDRPLLGASQLELKITDRGILGLFNNSRMIWSSNTTASGNATAKLWDNGNLVVVDQQERIVWQSFDYPTDTLLPGMKLGRDYVRGKEWYLTPWKNSQDPAPGELTWGADRLGYPENKLRQGASIKFRGGPWSNERFPGVSVFSKSLTFRYDVTVNKSEVSFSYNLEDNSILSRVVLNSSAHLESWAWVDNVRGWLPVVSFPRSACDTYNICNAYGTCDINMIQQSCSCIDNKRFKPKDQKGWDTADWSGGCIRNTPLECKNGSEGFIKYSNVKLPDAENTWFNMNMTLEECGTKCLTNCTCMAYANPEKNRSVCLHWFNDLLDIQVLPEGSGGPDIFVRMASSELDSQYVSKKQGGEKLKIILLVIIPVVLIGLIIATWLCYARRKRKLTGEGEILNPSKRHEEDMELPLFSFSMIANATTNFSPNNKLGEGGFGPVYKGMLEEGKEIAVKRLSKNSSQGLDEFKNEVICISKLQHRNLVKLLGCCIQGDEKLLIYEYMPNKSLDSFIFDKTQSMLLDWTKRFNIIKGIARGLLYLHQDSRLRIIHRDLKASNVLLDQDMNPKISDFGLARSFGGNETQANTERVVGTYGYMSPEYALDGIFSIKSDAFSFGVLVLEIVSGKRNRGFIQPENENNLIGHVWRLYSEGRSLELIDASCAESCHPPEVLRSIHVGLLCVQQNAADRPNMSSVIMMLSSEGELPQPKQPSFLTEKELPVINYSSSSYTAGSTIDFTITEVGAR encoded by the exons ATGGAAGGAGCAGCCATACTTCTGTTTTCCTTGCTTTTTCTTCACAAAAGCTATGCTGCGGAACTCAACATAATCTCGGATTCAAGGTTTCTAACAGATGTAGACACTTTGGTCTCGCCTACTGGAGTTTTCGTACTTGGATTCTTTAACCCAGGTAGTTCTGAGAACAGATATCTCGGTATCTGGTATAAGAACATCCCTGTCACAACGGTGGTTTGGGTTGCAAACAGAGACCGCCCGCTCCTGGGTGCATCGCAGCTTGAGTTAAAGATCACTGATCGAGGAATTCTCGGCCTCTTCAACAATAGCCGCATGATCTGGTCATCTAACACAACGGCATCAGGGAACGCAACTGCAAAGCTTTGGGACAACGGAAATCTAGTTGTGGTTGATCAACAGGAGAGGATTGTCTGGCAGAGTTTTGATTACCCAACCGATACTCTTCTACCTGGCATGAAGTTAGGGAGAGACTATGTAAGGGGAAAGGAATGGTATCTAACACCATGGAAGAATAGTCAAGATCCAGCTCCAGGTGAATTGACGTGGGGCGCTGACAGACTCGGGTATCCTGAAAACAAACTAAGACAGGGGGCATCGATTAAATTTCGTGGTGGACCATGGAGTAATGAACGGTTTCCTGGGGTTTCTGTATTTAGCAAGAGCTTAACCTTTAGATACGATGTAACTGTTAACAAAAGTGAGGTGTCTTTTTCTTATAATCTTGAAGACAATTCTATCTTATCAAGGGTTGTCTTGAATTCATCTGCGCATCTAGAAAGTTGGGCATGGGTAGACAATGTTAGAGGGTGGCTGCCCGTCGTGTCGTTCCCGAGAAGTGCATGTGATACATACAACATTTGTAATGCTTATGGAACCTGCGACATCAACATGATTCAACAGTCGTGTTCTTGCATAGACAACAAAAGGTTCAAGCCTAAAGATCAAAAGGGTTGGGACACAGCTGATTGGTCTGGTGGTTGTATTAGGAATACACCATTGGAGTGCAAAAATGGATCAGAAGGATTTATTAAGTACTCTAATGTAAAATTGCCAGACGCAGAAAATACTTGGTTTAACATGAACATGACTCTTGAAGAATGTGGCACAAAGTGCTTAACAAATTGTACTTGTATGGCTTATGCAAATCCAGAAAAAAATCGAAGCGTCTGCTTGCATTGGTTCAATGACCTTCTAGACATCCAAGTGTTACCGGAAGGCAGTGGTGGTCCGGATATTTTTGTAAGGATGGCTTCATCTGAATTAG ATTCTCAATACGTTTCCAAAAAGCAGGGAGGAGAAAAGCTTAAAATCATCTTACTTGTAATCATCCCGGTGGTTCTCATAGGCTTGATCATCGCTACATGGTTGTGTTATGCACGGAGAAAAAGGAAATTAACAGGGGAAG GGGAAATCTTGAATCCCTCTAAAAGACACGAAGAAGACATGGAGCTACCATTATTTAGCTTCTCTATGATTGCAAATGCCACTACCAATTTTTCACCTAACAATAAACTTGGAGAGGGTGGTTTTGGACCGGTTTATAAG GGTATGCTAGAAGAAGGGAAAGAGATCGCTGTTAAACGTCTGTCCAAGAATTCAAGTCAAGGACTTGATGAATTCAAGAATGAAGTCATTTGCATTTCAAAACTTCAGCACCGAAATCTTGTGAAGCTTCTTGGTTGTTGCATACAAGGAGATGAGAAGCTATTGATCTATGAGTACATGCCAAATAAAAGCTTAGACTCCTTTATTTTTG ACAAAACTCAAAGCATGCTTCTTGATTGGACAAAGCGTTTCAACATAATCAAAGGAATTGCTCGAGGACTTCTTTACCTGCACCAAGATTCACGATTAAGAATCATCCATAGAGATCTTAAGGCTAGCAACGTCTTACTAGATCAGGATATGAACCCAAAGATATCAGACTTTGGCTTAGCTAGAAGTTTTGGAGGAAACGAGACCCAAGCAAACACAGAAAGGGTTGTTGGCACATA TGGTTACATGTCCCCCGAATATGCACTAGATGGTATTTTCTCCATAAAGTCAGATGCGTTTAGCTTTGGCGTTTTGGTGCTGGAAATTGTGAGTGGGAAGAGAAATAGAGGATTTATCCAACCTGAAAATGAAAATAATCTCATTGGACAT GTATGGAGGCTCTATAGTGAAGGCAGATCACTGGAATTAATTGATGCGAGTTGCGCAGAATCATGCCATCCTCCTGAAGTTTTAAGATCAATCCATGTTGGGTTGTTATGTGTTCAACAAAATGCGGCAGACAGGCCAAACATGTCATCTGTAATTATGATGCTGAGCAGTGAAGGTGAACTGCCACAACCTAAGCAACCATCATTTCTCACAGAAAAGGAGCTACCTGTAATAAACTACTCTTCAAGTAGTTACACAGCAGGTTCAACGATCGATTTCACTATTACGGAGGTAGGTGCTCGGTAG
- the LOC110887979 gene encoding protein FAR1-RELATED SEQUENCE 2-like, translating into MDMIFTSLDDCCSTYVTYAKACGFSVRKGTEKINAKGERHIKYYMYTRAKVYKDKKVDTLDPNKKEQIVRSNFSKRTNCGALLCEIFEVGSWNVYKFVEEHNHDLVERPDKHFLPTERHLTQLQQHVIHNMSKLNLGPVKAFNVMKTCFGGFEDVSASKFEFKNYKRYAMVFVPFTGIDNHHCNVTCGAALLVSETADTYIWLLRVFLKASSSQPKVVVTNQYPAMKKAIFVVFVETRHQLCMWHVMHKLFLKVGFRLCNSTNFKERICGVMWADILTLEEFKLGWEEVTREFNLADNDWLFDIFALRESWLPAYYRMEELSGLMRVTSSLDIREFPKQYFLKRWRKEASPNCSSGYSMSRKYMTKLDPNVQSMMREIIFATKYTLNRLSGNKEEQSLYKDHVPSFLKKVQDMQIVAPPPSTRDRFAEITGQYKNDKIR; encoded by the exons ATGGACATGATATTCACAAGCCTTGATGATTGTTGTTCAACGTATGTTACGTATGCCAAGGCTTGTGGTTTTTCAGTCAGGAAAGGGACTGAAAAGATAAACGCCAAAGGTGAAAGACATATTAAGTATTACATGTATACAAGAGCTAAGGTATATAAGGATAAGAAGGTTGATACGTTGGACCCCAATAAAAAGGAACAGATTGTGCGATCCAACTTTTCAAAGAGGACTAATTGTGGTGCACTATTATGTGAAATTTTTGAGGTTGGATCATGGAATGTCTATAAGTTTGTTGAGGAGCACAACCATGATCTTGTTGAACGTCCTGATAAGCATTTCCTTCCAACTGAACGACACCTCACTCAGCTCCAGCAGCATGTTATACACAACATGTCTAAGTTGAATTTGGGTCCAGTTAAggcgtttaatgttatgaagactTGTTTTGGCGGTTTTGAAGACGTCAGTGCAAGTAAATTTGAATTTAAGAACTACAAGAG ATATGCTATGGTTTTTGTACCATTCACTGGTATAGACAATCACCACTGCAATGTTACATGTGGTGCTGCATTATTAGTGTCAGAAACTGCTGATACGTATATATGGTTGTTGAGAGTTTTTCTAAAAGCTAGTAGTTCTCAACCGAAAGTTGTTGTCACTAACCAATATCCAGCAATGAAGAAGGCTATTTTTGTTGTATTTGTTGAAACGAGGCATCAGTTATGCATGTGGCATGTGATGCATAAACTTTTTCTGAAG GTTGGTTTTAGGCTATGCAATTCCACCAATTTCAAAGAACGTATTTGTGGTGTTATGTGGGCGGATATTCTTACACTCGAAGAGTTCAAATTAGGATGGGAAGAGGTTACCAGAGAGTTCAATTTAGCAGATAATGACTGGCTCTTTGATATTTTTGCACTCAGGGAATCTTGGCTCCCTGCATACTATAGAATGGAGGAGTTGTCAGGCCTTATGAGAGTGACATCGAG tttggatattagggaatttccaaaacaatacTTTTTGAAAAGATGGCGTAAAGAGGCTTCCCCAAATTGCTCTTCCGGATACTCAATGAGTCGTAAATATATGACCAAGCTTGATCCCAATGTGCAAAGTATGATGCGAGAAATTATTTTTGCAACAAAGTATACTTTGAACCGTTTATCTGGTAATAAGGAGGAGCAatccttatacaaggatcatgTTCCATCTTTTTTGAAGAAGGTTCAAGATATGCAGATTGTTGCTCCTCCTCCTAGTACTAGGGATAGATTTGCGGAGATAACCGGTCAATATAAAAACGACAAGATCCGATAA